gcagtagaaagagaaactaagacaataaccccatttataattgcaccaaaaaaatacctaggaagaaatttaaccaaggagataaaaaccctatactctaaaaactgtaagacactaatgaaagaaattgaaggggaCACACACttggaaagatactccatgattgtggattggaagaatcaatattgttaaaatgtccatactactcaaagtgatctacagattcaatacaatttctatcaaaacaccaataatattttttagagaattaaagaattctataatttgtatggaaccacaaaagaccccaaatagccaacgcaatcttgagaaagaaaaacaaagctagaggtatcacaatccagATATCaatatatactacaaagctacagtaattaaaactgtatagtactggcacaaaaacagattgggggtgcttgggtggctcagttggttaagtgtctgactcttgattttggctcaggtcatgatctcagagtcatgagatcaagtcccctgtcaggcttcatgctatgcatggagcctgcttaagattctctctctcccccttcctctgcaccCCTACTCCcgcttgctctcattctctctctctaaaaacaaaacaaaaaacaaaaacaaaaccagacagatcaatggaaccaGATATAGACCCAAAAAACAAACTAACACATGGACAATTAACCAATGACGAAGGAGAAAAACATATACAGTGGGGAAGacagtctcatcaataaatagtGTGGAAAAACCTGGACaattacatgcaaaagaatgaaaatggaccattttcttacatcatacagaaaaataaattcaaaatggattaaagaactaaatatgaGAAATGAAGCCATAATGctcctaaagaaaatataaacagtaaTTTTTTGGATATTGGCCTCAGCAACATTCTTATGGATttatctcctcaggcaaggaaacaaaagcaaaaataaactactgggactaaaccaaaataaagagctttgcacaacaaagaaaatcacagacaaaataaaaaagcaatccaGTGGATAGGAGAAAggatttgcaaatgatatatctgataaggggctagtatcccaaatatattaagaactatacaattcaacaataaagaaaaaaatccaataaaaaatggacagatgacccgaataatttttttttaaagaatacaatcAAAaagccaacagatacatgaaaagtaATGCTCAGCATTacttagcatcagggaaatgcaaatcaaaagtacaatgagatatcaccttacacctgtcagaatagctagtattgaaaagacaagaaataaccagtgttggcaaggatgtgcagaaaagggaacccttgtgcactgctggtgggaatgtaatctggagcaaccactgtggaaaacagtatggcagttcatcaaaaaattaaaaacagaaccagtactgggtatttattcaaagaaaataaaaacactaatttgaaaagttatACGCACCCCAATGtccattgcaacattatttacaatgatcaagatatagaagcaactaaagtgttcatcaatagttgaaggaataaagaagaaacggggtgtatatacacacacagacacacacacacacaggaatattactcagtcataaaaaaacaatgagatcttAGTATTAGTGACAACAtagatagacctagagggtataatgatATGCAAGATAAGTCaggaaagacaaacactgtatcatttcacttatatgtgcgtctaaaacacaaaatgaacaaaaaacaaaccggttcataaatacagagaacaaactggtagagGAGAGGAGAGTTTAAGGAATGGGTGGTATAGGTGGAGGGggttaagagatacaaacttctagttataaaataaatcagacacagagataaaaagtacagcatagggaatactgTCAATTTTATAACAACACTGTAAGGTGACAagtggtaactacacttatcttGGTGAGCATATCATAATGTATATACATCTCAAatctctatgttgtacacctggaactaatgtaacattgtgtgtcaactatatttcaatgataaaaaaaaaatttaaactcatGCTTTCAGTGCACATCAGCTACTGTATCTCTAAAGGAAGCAAATGCAGGCTCTACAGCAGGACTTGAAAAATCCAAATTATGATACTTACCACATTAAAGTTGATATGAGAAGACCAACGCCTACACAATCTATGAATACAACCCAAAGGAGAAGCTTTATCGTTTCAAAAAATCCCATGTCCAGAACAAAGCCAAATCCTATAGTGGACACTGAAAGAAAGATTTGTGTGATAAATTCAGGACAGGTTCTGAAAAGGCAGTCACATATTTAAGCCCAGgtaaaggtgaaaaaaatcttATACATTTATATCCTAAAGGTAGTTAGGACTCTCTCACTACATTATTGGAGAATTTAAAAGTAGTTTCACAAGTTTGCATTGGTACTTTTAGCACTCTCACTCTAGATTTGCCCGTGAAATGCAATTTCCCATCTTGATAGTCCTTTTCACAGTTAGTTTGCATTTGATATCAACTTCTTTATCATAGCAGTTAAAAGACACGGAGTGACTCTGTCTTCTGCTTTTCCATGTTCCGAAGAAACAATTTACTCTGGCATCTGCCTGGGACCTTCGAAACCAGAAAAAACAACACTCTTTCCTGTGAGATTTTTGAGGcttcagaaaagaagaaacagctTCAAATATCCTAAATCCTGACCCACAATATGTTTATAACAAAAGATTTTGCAAAGGACAAGTACAATCTAAAACACTAAGTTtcggggcaccagggtggctcagttgattaagtttctgccttcggctcaggccatgaccttgggtcttgggatagagccccgtgttgggctccctgctcagtggggagcctgcttctccttttccatcCGTCCCTTTCCCTGCatcctctaataaataaatacaatctttttaaaaaaaaaacaaaaacaaaccagtcTGTTCTTCAACTCTATTACAGAAAAACTGACACTTACCACAGAGCCAAATACTTAAGAGGACCAAGAAAGCAGGGTCATCTCTGGCCCACTGATCCTTTGTCTGCTTTCGGTAATGAAAATTTCTGTAAACTCTCTGTGGGGAAGTAAATAGGTAGAGCATCTGCCATGCAGCAAACTCAAAGTCCATCTGCCGAAAACGAAAAAGTCTTCTCAGGTATTTGTAGCGTTTTGCTCCAGCCGTGTGTCTTGCTGCATCTCTGGAATTCAACACTCCGTTCCCCTGCACTAGGGAATTCACTGAAGTACTCGGTAACATCTTCctagatagaagaaaaaaaaaatcttttacaagGATATCCTCTTGTATCCTCTTCTGAGATATTCAGGAGGGATGCCATCTTACATTTCCGCCCCAATCCTTGGTAAATGTCAGGGGTCAAAAGCTAATGGAGGTGGTTCTGAGGCTTATTTGGGGGCTCAAGAACTGTCCCTTCCGAACCCTCACAGCACTTCTACGGGGTCTGTAGGTTTCCCACGCTTCACCTCTCTCAAGCCTGGGGAAGCTCCCCCTAGTAGTCACTGTTAaccacagggagggaggagagggaggcagaaagaaaagcactAGGAGGTGAAGGGACCCCCTCAGGAGCACAGAGAGGACTATGGAGCCAAAACTCCCGTGCTCTAAACCACCAGGCCTTTTAAGGGAATCGGTTTTAAAAGCCAATTAGAAACAATGTTACCGACGAGGTAAAATAATGGCATGTTCACATGGGTCCATCAGTGCAAGACCACCAAGCAACTCTTTCACTGGaatatgatataaaaacaagattCAAGCCCCATAGTGCATTACTCCGTGAATAGTtcagcagagggaatggcagCGTGGGAGGCCGGTGGACCCAGCCTGGAGCCCGGGGAGCGCGGCTCACCGTCCAGCCCTCACAGGCCCGCCGCCCAgttcccgccccgcccccaggcctcccGGTCGCCCCCGGCGCCGCGCCGGCTCCAGAGGCTCCCCGTCACCCCGGGGCTGCGGGGAAGGTCGCCATACTTAGCAGATGAAAACACAGGACGCCCAGTTACATTCGAATCAATCTCAGATACAAGTATAACTTTCAGTAGAAGACTGTCCGAAACATTGGGTGGGACAGACACGGACACGCTGTCGGTCGTTCATGAGAAATTTAAGCGTAAACGGGCGTCGTTGGCTTATTTATCTGGCAGCCCTACCGCAGGCCGAGCCGCCGGACGCGGCTACGGTCACTCCGGGGCCGAGGGCCGGCGCGCCCTGAAGGGCCGGAGGAAAGGCGCCGGCGAGCCCGAGCCGCGCGTGCACGGAGCAGTCCTCGGGTCTCACCTGGAGCCGCCCTGCGGCCTCCAAGAGGTCCAAGCTAACCCGCCACCTCCGCCCAGCAGCCAGACCCAGCAGGCGCCGGGCCGACTTCCCTTCCCGCAACGTAGCCGGCGCAGGGGGCGCGGCGCGTCACGTGCACCCACTTCCGCCGTGCGCGCGGCCTCTCGGGCCCCGTAGTTTTCCGGGGGCCCGCCGGAAGTTGTGGCTGCAAGTTCCGGTTCCTTCCCTCCGCGGGTGTCCGTTGCGCCCCACAGGGGTTGCTGCGGCTGCGGACGCCAGCGGGTCTCGGCTGCTGGGGCGGGGACGCAGTCATGCCCCGTTATTACGAGGACAAGCCGGAGGGCGGCGCGTGCGCGGGCGTGAAGGAGGACCTGGGCGCCTGTCTGCTGCAGTCGGACTGTGTGCTCCAGGTAGCGCGGCCGGGCGCCCGGGGTGAGGAGACGCTGGAACCGGGGAGGCAGGACCCGACCGACGCCTCCCGCTCAGCCTGCGGTGGCGCCCAGGGGAGGTGACCCAGCCAGCCTAGGGATAGATCACGGCGCCAGCCTGGTGAACTTGGGCGGGTCGGCTGTCGGAGCGTCAGCTCCCTCCGGTGTTAGGTTGGGGATCATGAAACCTCCCCTTTGGATTCTCGTAAAGATAAACCATTTCGGTTCAAGAAACATTGATTAAATGTTGCCTGCCACTCCACTAGGTTCTGGAAGTATAAAGGAGAATGAGGCCGGTTTCCTGCGTGCTAGAAAATGAGAATCTAAATTATCAGAGAATTACATAAACCTGGTACTCTGTATTGACTAGtagtttctcctttctctgttccGTCGTGGTCGAATAGATACTGACTTTCTCTTGGTTTGAAATCGTTTCTGAGTTGGAGTTATGTGCCTTCTTGAATAAGTTGTAAACGAAGcggctccatttttttttcttcttcactgttCTGTCTCTTGCTTCCACCGCAGTCTCCCCTCACTACAATCATGTCTTCTCAACCTGAGTGCAGAGAGCAAGCGGTGAGGTCCAGAGTTGACGGTTGAGGTCCAAAGCTGGGTTCTAGCTTAGCGCCCAACTCAAACGCAAGTGCCTTTGCCAGTTACAAAGGCCTGATGAAAGGGCAATCAGTTGCGTgcaattattttttgcatttggaGATGTAATTTCAGAGTTTGCTCTTCAAAGGGAAAGACTATCCCCAAATGGACATGCATCATAAAGCTGTATCAGTGTTTCTGCTGATTCAGGATTTACATTTGGTTCACTGATTTTAGCAGTCAGCCGGACTGGCTGCCCAATTTGTCCTAAAACTTGAGTTGTCATGGGCTTAGGAGGCTCTCTAGTCCCTCTCACACGGAGGAGGAAACGGAGGTGCCCTGTCTTCACACTTTACACTTCCCTGCACAGGGCTTTTCCAGTCGACTGCTTCATTGGTGCAAATAGTCAGCTCTTAGTAATGCCTGGTAAGTGGCAGGCATGATGTCAAGGCATTGGTGATACCAAGATGAATCGGTTACAGTCATACCCTACATCACCTCAGTCTGATGGGAAGGACAGTCATGGAAGGGTCTAAATTCCAGCAGTATAAGCATCTGTGTAAGCAtcttgtaaatatttgtttaatgattaGATTTAGGAACAACATCCCGTGGGAGTCCACTGGAGAGCAACTTATTTTTCTTGGGAATTTGGAAACTTctcacagaggaggtgacatttgataGGAGTCTTAAAGGCTGAGTAGTAGGTTGTCAAGTAAAGGAGTGGGGAATGTGGTGGTTGAGGGGAGAAGCTGAAAGAACAGCATGGGCAAGTCAGGGAGATGTGACCAGGAGAAGCTAGTGCTCTGTTGGGGGATGGAGAATGTGACAGAAGGCTTGAGAAGAAGGTTGGCATGTGTGAAGGCCCTTGTGTCTCAGAGTGAGGACCCTGAATTTATCTTGACATTCAGCATCAGGAAGGCCATGAGGATGAGCAATCAAGAGAATAAAGTACACAGTGGGACTGAGGAAAGAAACTCTAGGAGTGGAGGAAGATACTGAGGGCAAGAAGGATCCCAAGttgtatttttgtaataatttattcCGCAAACATTTGAGTGCCAAACTCTAATTTGGGACACATAGATGATTGGGATACATTCCCTCCTGCATGGAAATTAGATCTTTAGAAAGTGAGAAAACTAGACAAGATAGTGACCAGGACACATGCCACAAACTTAAGTTTGTGGTCTTATTGATGTTGGTCACTTAGgagaaaatgataattataaaaagtACCTTAAATGGGAGTGCTTTTAGTTTGTGTTAAATTTACCGTAACTTCAGGGGGAGTGTAAAAGGGCAGTACTGAGACAGAACATCGAGTTTTGCAGATCTGGGACAATATCCTCTCTTCTCAGATGGTGTCACTGGCAGCTACAGCCCGCCTCTCCCCTCCTAGGGACTCTGAAGACCAAGGGACATTCTGTTGAGGTCTGCGTCTGCCCTGTGTGGCCGCTTCGTTTATGATAAGATTTAGCTTCTTGTATTATACAGAAGTTAATCTGATCTTTTGACAGATGGATGCTGTAATCTCTCCTTGCCAGTCTTTAACCCACTGAAAAAGCTGCTCGACCTCGTTCTAGGAAGGAATTCAAAATAGATGCTGCAATGAGAGAAAGTCAAGGAAATACTGGGCCTCGGAGAAGCTCAGGGTAATGATGATAAGGATGTCAGCCCCAGTGGGGCTGGAGAGGAAAAGCAAGGACAAGCAGATTCAAAAGGCATCTCTTGGATAGACTTCTTAGGATTATATGACTCCTGGGAGATCAAAAAGTTTGTCCAAAAAACCTCAATCATGGGTTATTTCCTTTGTGCCTCCATTAAGAAGCTCCCAGACCTCTGGGTTTCATTAGAATTACCTGGAGATGGGGGCAGAGAGCTTAGATATATAGATTCCAGTACCTCCAACCCCAACACCCATAAAAGTATCCCTTGTTGATTCTTGGGCACAGCCATGTTTGGGAATCACTAATTTTGACCTCAGAAGGCAAATGAGCTTGGGAGTGTATTGATTAGGATATAGGTTCAGGTACCTATTACAGAGATCCAGAATAACACTGCcttaaagaagatagaaaattcTCTTTTGCTCTTGTGTGCGCCTATAAGTAGGGCTTGGACAGCTCCTCTCAGCCTTCCCTGAACCTAGACATTGTTGATCTTGTGGTTTTAGGTGCTATGATGGGAGACAGGATATTATTCTCAACTCATGACCTAAGATTGCCTATGAAAGGATGGTATGAACTTCGGTATACAAGAAGCTAAATCTTATCATAAACGAAGAAGGGGAGCAGCCACGTGCCTTTTTAAGGACCAACCCAGAAGTTTTACATTTCAGTTCCTCACATACTCCATTGGCTGGAATTTAGTCATGTGACCCAGCCTAGTTGCTAGGGTGTCTGGGAAGTCTAGCCCAGCCGTAGGCCTCACTAGAAAGGAAGAGTTAAATGTTAAGGGATAACTAGAGTCTGCCATTTGGCAGAGATGAAGGAGGATGAATTAACCCAGGACCTCTTTTAGATCTGGTGTATATAGATAGATCTTCCCAGCAGGCTGTTGACAGTATGGCTTAAAAGCTTATGAAAAAGATGACATCTTAGATAGTTTGGGGTAGCATCGGTTTATAGTTCTAGTcttttgtatagttttatttaGTCTCACTTATATGGGTAACACACATCCCATCAGCAGCATCTCATTACAAAATTTTGGGCTCCCCCAGCATAGTGCAAGGAAGCTTGCTACTCTGTTCTGATTCACTTTTGAGATTCACGGGTGTAGGTGGCCATTAAAATCTAGAACCTAAGCAGACAGACTAGAAAGTGGCAAGATTCCAGAGGATCAGGAATGCCACAGATGCGGTACCCTGTAGCATTTTTCACAGTAAAAACCAGAAGTGTGACTAGCACTTGCAAAATAAAGGTGTGGAGAAGTGGTTTTAGTTGTGGGGTTGAGGTGTCAAAATCTGCTTGAAGGGAAATCCTTGATGATGAAAAGCAGGTGAAATTGGGGTTACCTTTTTCCTGGGGCATGCACCCCGTGTTTCTATTTAGGTAGGAAGTATTCTAGCTAGGTTCTTTATTAACACTGAAACTGATCTGACTTTAGGGCACCTAATTCTGGCTGTTTGAGCTTTTAAAATTGACACTGAACAGGgtcatttttattctcaaaattgtTTGACCCATTTTACACTGGAACTCAACTTGAGTAGGAAGgtttcatcattttcctttataCTGTCAAGGACTGCAGAAGGCTAATGTTTATAAgcagtatgggtttatttctttaatggaaataataatgttaaggttttgatttttttccttcacaaatTGCATATCACATTTTGATGTCATTAAACCTCAGGTAATTCAGAAAATGTAAGTTTGGTCTACTTTTTCCAgatgttttctatatatttacattaacAGAACCCCTTTAGCACCTCTGTTAtccctctggctctcctgctTTGTGACAGGCCCACACTGGCAGTTAGCATTTGTACACATACATCTTTTCTGCTACCTGGTTTTAAAAGCCTGGtctaggggcagctgggtggctcagtggttgagcatctgcctttggctcaggacatgatcctggggtcctgggattgagtcctgcatttggctccctgtggggagggagcctgcttctccctttgactatgtctctgcccctctctctgtatctctcatgaataaataaaatcttaaaaaaaaaaaaaaaagaaaaaaaagccggGTCTAGgcaaggaaaactaaaaaaaataaaagctctatcTAGGTGGGAAtatctagtatttattttttaacctcccATTAACAGATTTAGGACcattctgagttttttttaataagttagtCCTTGAGGGCTTAGTTTATTAATAGACAACTTAGCAGGATAGggcatcaaaaaagaaattttgctgCAATTCAATTTTAATCTTGCTTCTTTGAATTGTGAAGTTTATTATTTGTAGATGCTTCCATGTTCCAACATCTTTAAATGCCTTTGTGTTATGCATACAACAGtgtatttgttcaaaatattttaagatcatGAAGAGgtagtattaaaatttttattccatgTTTACCTTCAAAAAAATTCTACTAAATTTTTGCTCTTACCTAGTTTTGCAGTTGTTGCTTTGTCAAGTCTGATTTTTAAGTTATAGGTTAAAAAGTCTCATTTTAAGAATCAGAAATAAGCATATCTTTTGTGAATATTCTTGTAGCAGCATCCTATCTTTTCAACTTTCACTGCTTAAAGAGTTCATTTCACATCAGGCCCAGGCAGATCTCCTCTCACAGACATATATAAATTCTGTTAAcatctccctttgctcttccacGTCTACGTGGTTGTGCTTCTCCGACTAGAGAGCTTGACTTTTGCGGGCATTGGGGTGGGAATGTGCAGAGATCTGTTGGAGGTAAAACTGCATGCATTAAAAGGATGTAACTAGAGGCTTTAAAGTTACTTGATGGGACCTTCCAGAACAAACCCTCCCATTTCCCATGACAGCAGGCCTAATTTctcatatgcatgtgtgcacgtgcacacactctctctcctctgacacacacacacactactttgTTCTGTCTTGAAAAATTCTGGagtgtaaaaaatttaaagacacttAAGAAATCTCATTACTACTTTCACCTTTACTCTTTCTTACCTGTAAGGAGCTAAAAAATAccagttttgagattttttttttttatataaacattttaaagaaaagtatccCAAGGGCACCAGTGTTTTTAAGAACTCAAGGGCACCCTCAAAGTGCTCCAGAATTATGATACATCTTTTTATTCTGTCCTGTTCTTCCTAAACATCGAGTCAAAATGAACTGCATTTTCTCatataatttactattttaaaatttttttcaaaaagtactaCTTTCAAAAGGATAGTGATTTTGTGCTTTGTGAGGAAATTTCCCAGATATTTATACTGTATTCTGCGTCCTAGGAAGGAAAATCCCCTCGACAGTGTCTGAAGGAAGGAAACTGCAAAGCtctgaaatactcattttttgaATGTAAAAGATCAATGGTAAGTAAAGCTTTTGAAAAGCTTATGCTAAAAATTAGCTATACATAATTAAATATGGAATGACTTACTAATTACAGATAGGTTGCAGTGAgatcattcagaaaaaaaggattaGGTAATATTATTTACCTATTACTTGTACTCTGATACTGAAAAGAGTGGTCCAGGAAACATTTGAGCAGATTAATAGATTCTTACAGCCTTTGTCCAAGACTCACTATTAGCCCTCCAAGATGCAAATCTGCCTTGTTTATTGACTTTGAAACCCTCTACCTAGCCTACCACCCTTCAAGGAGGCAGCACTGTGAGGTATAAGTCAAAGAACATGCAATCATCCTATGACTAAATCCTTTTAATCCCCAGATAGctgttatttcatatttaaaaatttcaaatacatttgaACTTAACCCAagcaaaactgaattaaaaagtTGAGTTTGCTAGAACACATGTTGAGTGTAGTTCAGAGAAAAACATAAGTGTAATTTGGATTCTACTTAAGAAGAAAATCCTTATTGGGACCTTAAatggaacttttctttttaatgtcatctttattattattttttcctttggtagcTCTGACAGTTGCCTTTTTGACTGTGCTGGAAACTGGTTTACTTCTGTCATGTCATGAGACCCCTTACCAAAGCTGTGTTTAATTGTGTTGTACAAAATTGATTTAACTGTACGTTTGTTTTCAGTTGGATGCCAGAGCCAGATTCCGAGGAAGAAAAGGATATTGAATGCTAGCATGATGAAGCCAAAATGAGAACAAGTTTTCTCCAGTCACTTACAAAAGAAAAGCCCGAATAGGAGACAGACTTTTTGCTGTATCTAGTGGGATGGTCCAGTTTTTCCCTCCATGAACAATGGAGAAAATGGATGAGTTCTGTTTTTGAATATGTATAAGCTAAATGATTCTCTTGCTCCAAGTTAACTTTTCAAGGAAAAATCTAATTGAACAGCTATGAGCTGGGAGCATCATACTGTTTGAGAATTTTTTGAAAgcataaaaagtgaaaagattgtTATTTTCCAACTTGATTCTTCAACCAAATGACACATTTGCACATCCTTTTGAATATTACGAAGGCCACCGATGGGACTGTGAAAATTGATAACATTGCAGTCGGGGGAGAAAATGTCTATCGGGAAAGTTTCGGATAAAGCTTTCTTTTACTCAATCTGTCCTATATGGTTctgaaataaatttgtgtttgatTCCTTGGAGAAGAAATGTTTCATTTGCACGGACTCACTAAATAACCTCAAAACTTTATATCAAACAGTAGGCATAGCTGAATGCAAACCTCCAGTTATGTTGCCAGGGCTCTTGGCCTCCATCTTGTgacttttgtttctggcttcaaTTTTTGGTTGGTCCCTTCTCTACATAATGGGAAAGAGACCAGGCAGCCCAAAGTGTACCTCAAGACATGTGATCCAAAAATAAGAGAACTAACCTCCTTTTCTAGGGTTCACTAATCAAATCCTACAAAAGGACAATTGTCTTCCCTGGTTCACCCTTGAATCAGACCAGTCCCTGTGGAAAAAGGGATGAGGGCCCCATGATGTTGGCCGGCTTGGGTCTTATGCACTGTATGTAGTAACTCCCAACAGAATCGCATTGGATAAGTGGGGGGCCTCATCCTGAAAAGAAAGGATTCAGAGCAAACTGAAATAGATGTTCCTAGTCAAAGCAGGAATGAAAACCAGGAAATGCTTGAAAAAGTTTAGAAGCACAGTAATTTTATTCTGATCATTTAATACAATTGAGTCCAATATGATTCTGTTTCACCTCTCTTTCCAGTACTGAAGAATAATGAAGACACTATACTTCATTACAGCCACGGTTCTTTGGAGTATAAGCAGTCAAGGTGTTCTGTAgctcaaatgcttttttaaaaggttCACCTAAAGTGAGGACTGCACACTGGTCCTTGTTG
The Canis lupus dingo isolate Sandy chromosome 10, ASM325472v2, whole genome shotgun sequence genome window above contains:
- the UNC50 gene encoding protein unc-50 homolog isoform X1, which produces MTASPPQQPRPAGVRSRSNPCGAQRTPAEGRNRNLQPQLPAGPRKTTGPERPRARRKKMLPSTSVNSLVQGNGVLNSRDAARHTAGAKRYKYLRRLFRFRQMDFEFAAWQMLYLFTSPQRVYRNFHYRKQTKDQWARDDPAFLVLLSIWLCVSTIGFGFVLDMGFFETIKLLLWVVFIDCVGVGLLISTLMWFISNKYLVKRQSRDYDVEWGYAFDVHLNAFYPLLVILHFIQLFFINHVILTDTFIGYLVGNTLWLVAVGYYIYVTFLGYSALPFLKNTVILLYPFAPLILLYGLSLALGWNFTHTLCSFYKYRVK
- the UNC50 gene encoding protein unc-50 homolog isoform X2, whose product is MLPSTSVNSLVQGNGVLNSRDAARHTAGAKRYKYLRRLFRFRQMDFEFAAWQMLYLFTSPQRVYRNFHYRKQTKDQWARDDPAFLVLLSIWLCVSTIGFGFVLDMGFFETIKLLLWVVFIDCVGVGLLISTLMWFISNKYLVKRQSRDYDVEWGYAFDVHLNAFYPLLVILHFIQLFFINHVILTDTFIGYLVGNTLWLVAVGYYIYVTFLGYSALPFLKNTVILLYPFAPLILLYGLSLALGWNFTHTLCSFYKYRVK
- the LOC112670694 gene encoding cytochrome c oxidase assembly factor 5, with the protein product MPRYYEDKPEGGACAGVKEDLGACLLQSDCVLQEGKSPRQCLKEGNCKALKYSFFECKRSMLDARARFRGRKGY